The following coding sequences lie in one Heyndrickxia oleronia genomic window:
- the fdhA gene encoding formaldehyde dehydrogenase, glutathione-independent: MVGNRAVAYMGPGKVEVQDIGFPDLVLRDGPGVNPLNVGRKCNHGVILKVVTTNICGSDQHMVRGRTTAPTGLVLGHEITGEVIEVGSDVEFIKKGDLVSVPFNIACGRCRSCKEGSTHICENVNPDRPGSAYGYVDMGGWVGGQSEYVMVPYADFQLLKFPDKDQAMEKIRDLTMLSDIFPTGYHGAVSAGVKPGSTVYIAGAGPVGLAAAHSAQLLGAAVVIVGDLNAERLAQAKSFGCETVNLREHTNLGEQIEQILGIPEVDCAVDCVGFEASGHGANAGEAPATVLNSIMQVTRAGGRLGIPGLYVTGDPGGIDEDAKIGTLKVRLGLGWAKAHTFVTGQTPVMRYHRDLMSAILSGRAQIAKAVNATVISLDDAPRSYQEFDQGASRKYVIDPHGLVK, from the coding sequence ATGGTTGGAAACAGAGCAGTGGCATATATGGGACCTGGGAAAGTTGAGGTACAGGATATTGGTTTTCCTGATTTAGTGTTAAGGGATGGACCTGGGGTGAATCCGTTAAATGTGGGACGCAAATGTAATCATGGAGTGATTTTAAAGGTTGTAACGACAAATATTTGTGGTAGTGATCAACATATGGTCCGCGGGAGAACAACAGCCCCTACTGGCTTAGTGCTTGGACATGAAATTACAGGAGAAGTCATTGAGGTAGGTAGTGATGTGGAATTTATTAAAAAGGGTGATCTTGTATCGGTGCCATTTAATATTGCTTGTGGACGGTGTCGTAGCTGTAAAGAGGGATCAACCCATATTTGTGAAAATGTAAATCCAGATCGTCCGGGCTCTGCTTATGGTTATGTAGATATGGGCGGTTGGGTAGGAGGGCAATCCGAATATGTAATGGTGCCTTATGCTGACTTCCAATTATTAAAGTTCCCTGATAAGGACCAAGCAATGGAGAAAATTAGAGATTTAACGATGCTTTCCGATATATTCCCAACAGGTTATCATGGTGCAGTAAGTGCTGGAGTGAAACCAGGTTCGACCGTGTATATTGCTGGAGCGGGACCAGTTGGTTTGGCTGCTGCTCATTCGGCGCAATTATTAGGAGCAGCTGTTGTCATTGTAGGTGATTTAAATGCAGAACGTTTAGCACAGGCGAAAAGCTTTGGATGTGAAACGGTTAACCTGCGTGAACATACTAATCTTGGAGAACAAATTGAGCAGATACTTGGAATTCCAGAAGTGGATTGTGCTGTTGACTGTGTAGGGTTTGAAGCATCTGGACATGGTGCCAATGCTGGGGAAGCCCCTGCAACCGTACTAAATTCGATTATGCAAGTGACACGTGCAGGGGGAAGGCTTGGAATTCCAGGTCTTTATGTAACCGGTGATCCTGGTGGTATTGATGAGGATGCCAAAATTGGAACGTTAAAAGTCCGTCTTGGATTAGGCTGGGCAAAAGCACATACATTTGTAACAGGGCAAACCCCAGTCATGAGATATCATCGTGATTTAATGTCCGCGATTCTTAGTGGTAGAGCCCAAATTGCAAAGGCTGTGAATGCAACAGTGATTTCCTTAGACGATGCTCCTAGGAGCTATCAGGAATTTGATCAAGGTGCATCTAGAAAATATGTAATCGATCCACATGGGCTTGTGAAATAA
- a CDS encoding ATP-binding protein, whose amino-acid sequence MKERILQLTQLAEISNHGHILYMYDSLDGYLKNAISYILTGYKQGNQLLLIDNDERYNLIVHRLKEILQSDDMSFLHYVNNAEFYRLHGDFHCDSIIRHFNRLLAPFFEEGIPIRTWAHVEWREKDVDHLELEHYEYVSDQNIEKSGIISVCAYDGQYVTASLQNKLQRSHEYLMTDTELVKSTLYKMGGMVYPSLSVQEIHNKTANKLKATKHQLQSFITNNLDPVIIYDHSDRVISVNLAFEKTFGWSRESILGLHATELPILPEDRKFEFYRNRSFTLRGEKIVEYETVRNTKDGHLIHVLVSCFPLLNAENYNDGWAVIIKDISEKKQAQELLIRSEQLSIAGELAAGIAHEIRNPITSIKGFFQLLQSDTLKNNTYYDIILSEIERIETILSELLLLAKPQEMNLVSINLCMLLNDVIVLMDAQANMNSVLMITEFETEELFIKCEENQIKQVCINFIKNAIEAMADGGKLVIRLEKKGNEKVLISFIDDGCGIPSNVLDKLGQPFYTTKEEGTGLGFMVSKKIIENHKGTVTIESEENKGTKIELTLPL is encoded by the coding sequence ATGAAAGAGAGAATTTTGCAATTAACACAACTGGCAGAAATTTCGAACCATGGGCATATTTTATATATGTATGATTCATTGGATGGCTATTTGAAAAATGCAATTTCATATATTTTAACGGGGTATAAACAAGGGAATCAACTATTATTAATTGATAATGATGAACGCTATAATCTTATTGTTCATCGTTTAAAAGAAATACTTCAATCGGACGATATGTCATTTTTACATTATGTGAATAATGCTGAGTTTTATCGATTACACGGAGATTTTCATTGTGATAGTATTATTCGTCATTTTAATCGCCTGTTGGCCCCTTTTTTCGAAGAAGGAATTCCTATTCGCACATGGGCACATGTTGAATGGCGGGAAAAAGACGTTGATCATTTAGAACTTGAACACTATGAATATGTTTCGGATCAAAATATAGAGAAATCAGGGATTATCTCTGTTTGTGCCTACGACGGTCAGTATGTTACAGCATCGCTTCAAAATAAATTACAAAGAAGTCATGAGTATCTCATGACAGATACTGAATTGGTTAAATCAACATTATATAAAATGGGTGGGATGGTTTATCCGTCCTTATCGGTTCAAGAAATACATAATAAAACAGCAAATAAATTAAAGGCAACGAAGCATCAATTACAATCCTTTATAACCAATAATTTAGATCCTGTCATTATTTATGATCATTCTGATCGAGTCATCTCAGTCAATCTAGCGTTTGAAAAAACCTTTGGGTGGTCTCGAGAGAGCATATTAGGGTTACATGCAACAGAGTTACCTATTCTTCCAGAAGACCGAAAGTTCGAATTTTATAGAAATAGGAGCTTTACATTACGTGGAGAAAAGATTGTTGAGTATGAAACAGTAAGAAATACGAAGGATGGTCATTTGATTCATGTGCTAGTCTCATGTTTTCCTTTATTGAATGCAGAAAATTATAATGATGGTTGGGCAGTCATCATTAAGGATATCAGTGAGAAGAAACAGGCACAGGAGCTATTAATAAGAAGTGAACAACTTTCAATCGCTGGTGAACTTGCGGCAGGGATTGCTCATGAAATCCGCAATCCTATTACGTCAATAAAAGGATTTTTTCAACTTCTTCAATCCGATACATTAAAGAATAATACTTATTATGACATTATTTTATCAGAAATAGAAAGGATCGAAACGATACTTAGTGAATTATTATTACTTGCAAAACCACAAGAGATGAATCTTGTTTCGATTAATCTATGTATGTTGCTAAATGATGTAATCGTTCTAATGGATGCTCAAGCAAATATGAATAGTGTTCTAATGATAACTGAATTTGAAACGGAAGAATTATTTATCAAATGTGAAGAAAATCAAATTAAACAAGTCTGTATTAATTTTATAAAAAACGCGATTGAGGCAATGGCCGATGGAGGGAAGCTTGTTATTCGGTTAGAAAAGAAGGGGAATGAAAAGGTTCTGATTAGCTTTATTGATGATGGCTGTGGCATCCCGAGTAATGTACTAGATAAATTAGGACAGCCCTTCTATACTACGAAGGAAGAAGGAACGGGACTTGGATTTATGGTAAGTAAAAAAATTATTGAAAATCATAAAGGAACCGTTACGATTGAAAGTGAAGAAAATAAAGGGACAAAGATTGAACTAACCCTTCCTTTATAA
- a CDS encoding YjcZ family sporulation protein — translation MSEVVAGGGLGAGFALIVVLFILLIIIGASFVGGIY, via the coding sequence ATGAGTGAAGTTGTAGCTGGTGGTGGACTTGGTGCCGGATTTGCTTTAATTGTTGTGTTGTTTATTTTACTTATCATTATTGGAGCTTCTTTTGTTGGAGGCATATATTAA
- a CDS encoding methyl-accepting chemotaxis protein, producing the protein MKALNKISVKLLFAILVMTVIISTTIGVVNYTFAKKELIESGKLDLQHLVNTSMATLEALNNAVKEGSLTLEEAQEKAREILNGPKIDNGKGKEIYNFSQSPFVYKKNGYIFALKSNREVSLNPLTPIGTNDTSKTSVETRDHLIKAAQAENAKDHFYVYDWKNPGEDTAREKISYMTYFEPWDWNIGIGAYTDEFYDSLHMMKWLTIILCVGISVICLAIFYTVARKKFRLLEKISDASLEIANGNLNIEKLPESSDELGHLSFSFNKMVMELKTMVRQLQGLSTNLVDSATNLSAISEETSASGEEVGHALGEITNGMVAQAADTEDTSKNIELLTESIEKMNEHHHLMKSTTDISEEAASNGMKMIELLRKSNDESVKASDEISVGITNLYNKIQNISSITKTINGISEQTNLLALNASIEAARAGEHGKGFAVVAQEVRKLAEGSNQATMEIQQMIAEIEKETESTVMAMSNTIQHSQQMNEVVEKTENEFEHIHSTVSRTVKAIKYLSKEIDTITAKSEQITGAIQNIAAVSQQSAASAEEITASVDEQMNAMENSATLAENLSKLSEELNRTIQKYQL; encoded by the coding sequence GTGAAGGCACTAAATAAAATTTCGGTGAAATTATTATTTGCCATTTTAGTTATGACGGTCATTATTAGTACGACCATCGGCGTGGTGAACTATACTTTTGCTAAAAAGGAACTTATTGAAAGTGGGAAATTAGATTTACAACACTTAGTAAATACATCAATGGCCACATTAGAGGCTTTAAACAATGCAGTTAAAGAGGGGTCTCTCACTTTGGAAGAGGCACAGGAAAAAGCTAGGGAAATTTTAAATGGACCAAAAATAGATAATGGTAAAGGTAAAGAAATCTATAATTTTTCACAATCTCCATTTGTTTATAAAAAGAATGGATATATTTTTGCCCTAAAATCAAATCGTGAGGTTAGTTTAAATCCACTAACACCAATTGGTACGAATGATACATCAAAAACGTCAGTTGAAACTCGTGATCATTTAATTAAGGCTGCACAAGCTGAAAATGCAAAGGATCATTTTTATGTATATGATTGGAAAAATCCAGGTGAAGATACAGCTCGTGAAAAAATCTCATATATGACTTATTTCGAGCCTTGGGATTGGAATATTGGGATTGGGGCATATACGGATGAATTCTATGATTCTTTACATATGATGAAATGGTTAACCATCATCCTTTGCGTAGGTATTTCAGTAATCTGCTTAGCTATTTTCTACACTGTAGCAAGAAAGAAATTTAGATTGCTTGAAAAAATCTCCGATGCTTCTTTGGAAATCGCTAACGGAAATTTAAACATAGAAAAACTTCCTGAATCATCCGATGAACTAGGACATCTAAGTTTTTCATTTAATAAAATGGTCATGGAATTAAAAACAATGGTAAGACAATTACAAGGATTAAGTACGAACTTAGTAGATTCTGCAACAAATTTATCAGCTATATCTGAAGAAACATCAGCGAGTGGTGAAGAAGTTGGACATGCACTTGGAGAAATTACGAATGGAATGGTTGCTCAGGCTGCTGATACTGAAGATACAAGTAAAAACATAGAATTACTAACTGAATCGATTGAGAAAATGAATGAACATCACCATCTGATGAAGAGTACGACCGATATTTCTGAAGAAGCAGCATCTAATGGCATGAAGATGATTGAGTTACTACGAAAATCAAATGATGAATCCGTTAAGGCATCAGATGAAATTAGTGTTGGAATTACGAATCTATATAATAAAATTCAAAACATTTCTAGCATTACGAAGACCATCAATGGCATTTCTGAACAAACAAATCTATTAGCTTTAAATGCAAGTATTGAGGCAGCAAGAGCTGGAGAACATGGAAAAGGCTTTGCGGTTGTTGCCCAAGAGGTAAGGAAGCTTGCAGAAGGCTCTAACCAGGCAACGATGGAAATCCAACAAATGATTGCCGAAATTGAGAAGGAAACCGAATCAACCGTCATGGCCATGTCAAACACAATTCAGCATTCACAACAAATGAATGAAGTAGTAGAGAAAACGGAAAATGAATTCGAGCATATCCATTCAACTGTATCTAGAACGGTGAAAGCAATTAAATATTTAAGTAAAGAAATTGATACCATAACAGCTAAAAGTGAACAAATCACTGGAGCCATCCAAAACATAGCAGCTGTTTCACAACAATCGGCAGCTTCTGCAGAGGAAATCACGGCATCTGTCGACGAACAAATGAACGCAATGGAAAACAGTGCAACACTTGCAGAAAATCTAAGTAAATTAAGTGAAGAATTAAACCGCACCATTCAAAAATATCAATTATAA
- the flaG gene encoding flagellar protein FlaG, producing the protein MMDRIGGQVQPISTISNSTRGEMKNDHALEPVPLPKKDGGNPETNVNEKDKAKLEKVVDSMNEFVSASNTHLKFEFHDKLNEYYVTVVDDSTQEVVKEIPSKKMLDMYAAMTEFLGIMVDKKI; encoded by the coding sequence ATGATGGACCGTATAGGGGGACAGGTTCAACCGATTTCAACGATATCAAATTCCACTCGTGGAGAAATGAAAAATGATCATGCATTAGAACCGGTTCCATTGCCGAAAAAAGATGGGGGCAATCCCGAAACAAATGTAAATGAAAAAGATAAGGCAAAGTTAGAAAAAGTGGTAGATAGCATGAACGAATTTGTTTCTGCATCGAATACTCATTTGAAATTTGAGTTTCATGATAAATTAAATGAGTATTATGTTACTGTTGTCGACGATTCCACACAAGAAGTGGTGAAGGAAATTCCTTCTAAGAAAATGCTTGATATGTATGCTGCGATGACTGAATTTCTCGGTATTATGGTAGATAAAAAGATTTGA
- a CDS encoding late competence development ComFB family protein produces MPIFNVMEEIVRNALMEHMEQLRLPCTCERCIDDVMALSLNHLPPKYIVNEGASPFVRAYYTADRQGAANIISILFQAAETVSKNQRCSNRVD; encoded by the coding sequence ATGCCTATTTTTAATGTAATGGAGGAAATTGTCCGTAATGCACTTATGGAGCATATGGAACAATTAAGATTACCTTGTACCTGTGAACGCTGTATTGATGATGTGATGGCTTTGTCATTAAATCATTTACCACCTAAATATATTGTAAATGAAGGGGCAAGTCCTTTTGTTCGCGCCTATTATACCGCTGACCGTCAAGGCGCAGCGAACATTATTAGCATTTTGTTCCAAGCAGCAGAAACAGTTTCAAAAAATCAACGTTGTTCGAATCGAGTAGACTAA
- a CDS encoding globin-coupled sensor protein, with protein MSWFKKTENSKSTVKQQDRLPVSITLDLSDQELMKQMEMIHFTKEDIRAIASIKTFVDQNIDKIVDDFYKALGEQPNLFEIINQYSSIERLSQTLRRHICEMFEGKINQEFVEKRIKIAIIHLQIGLEPKWYLGAFQNLFFSLMEIVEENIESKAEVIEIIKSISKLLNFEQQIVLEAYEKEFRRFRKKHEEERILIEQKIADVSETLSNFSDRTNEFMTQLNQQSVDMLAVANENVEIANIMENEAHSSKDKLHQEQQLINNIETSTRTINDRVKDLKKASEQVHSIISIITSIAEQTNLLALNAAIESARAGEYGRGFSVVADEVRKLAEETKKSIGNVSTLIEGINGQIEDVTSSVEEVSHLTQESSKEISNMDVFFEKILQAAEKNKHQSGVTKAELTQTSDIIHQVTKLMEQISGSSEYLMKLSQKF; from the coding sequence ATGAGTTGGTTTAAAAAAACAGAAAACAGCAAGAGTACAGTTAAACAGCAAGATAGATTACCAGTGTCAATAACCTTAGATTTGTCAGATCAAGAGTTAATGAAGCAAATGGAAATGATTCATTTTACAAAGGAAGATATTCGCGCCATTGCATCAATTAAGACTTTCGTAGATCAAAATATCGATAAAATTGTGGACGATTTTTATAAAGCATTAGGAGAACAGCCAAATCTTTTTGAAATCATTAATCAATACAGCAGCATCGAACGTTTGAGTCAAACATTAAGACGACATATTTGTGAAATGTTTGAAGGGAAGATAAATCAGGAATTTGTTGAAAAACGAATTAAAATTGCGATTATCCACCTTCAAATCGGTCTAGAACCGAAATGGTATCTAGGTGCCTTTCAAAATTTATTTTTCTCATTAATGGAAATTGTAGAAGAAAATATTGAATCTAAAGCTGAAGTGATTGAGATTATTAAAAGTATTTCTAAACTCCTTAATTTTGAACAACAAATTGTTCTTGAGGCATATGAAAAAGAGTTTCGTAGATTTCGGAAAAAGCATGAAGAAGAGAGAATCTTAATAGAGCAAAAAATTGCCGATGTGTCTGAAACATTATCAAATTTCTCTGATCGAACAAATGAGTTTATGACACAATTAAACCAACAATCTGTTGATATGCTTGCAGTAGCCAATGAAAATGTTGAAATCGCAAATATAATGGAAAATGAAGCGCATAGCAGTAAAGACAAATTACATCAAGAGCAGCAATTAATTAATAATATCGAAACGAGCACAAGAACAATTAATGATCGAGTGAAAGATTTAAAAAAGGCTTCAGAACAAGTGCATTCAATTATTTCGATTATTACGAGTATTGCAGAACAAACGAATTTACTGGCTTTAAATGCAGCGATCGAATCAGCAAGAGCAGGCGAATATGGCAGAGGATTTTCCGTTGTTGCTGACGAGGTTAGAAAGCTAGCAGAAGAAACAAAAAAATCCATCGGTAATGTTTCAACATTAATCGAAGGAATTAATGGCCAGATTGAAGATGTAACTTCATCAGTTGAAGAGGTATCTCATTTGACCCAAGAAAGCTCAAAAGAAATTTCCAATATGGATGTATTTTTTGAAAAGATACTTCAAGCTGCTGAGAAAAATAAACACCAAAGTGGTGTGACGAAGGCAGAATTAACGCAAACATCTGACATCATTCATCAAGTTACGAAGCTAATGGAGCAAATTTCCGGTTCATCGGAGTATTTAATGAAGCTTTCTCAAAAATTTTAA
- a CDS encoding phosphotransferase enzyme family protein → MERLVDMQFTETVLKEILKRFKLTPDYQKLGDFENYVFEVYDQNHAPKILRVTHHSHRSKEELESELDWIQYLCNCGIKIPNVITSPVGNTVEAFEGNQSYFFASLFEKALGQPVKVDGPSFNEKLFYKWGKTIGRIHKYTKDYVRTPGIVQRAQWDENDLLDLDKYYTGEDALLLGKVNKVIENIKELPKERNSFGLIHTDIHHGNFFYDGEMIQVFDFDDASYQYFVSDIAIPLYYATNSKHFYGTREERNQFAKKFLHAFLDGYDEENHLTREWLTNLPLFLKLRDIDLYAVFNKKVVPEDRNERVLHWLKEIRERIENEVAIVDVSFT, encoded by the coding sequence ATGGAACGATTGGTTGACATGCAATTTACTGAAACCGTTTTGAAGGAAATCTTAAAAAGGTTTAAACTTACACCTGATTACCAAAAGCTTGGCGATTTTGAAAATTACGTTTTTGAAGTATATGATCAGAATCATGCACCAAAGATACTTCGTGTAACCCACCATTCCCATCGTTCGAAGGAAGAACTGGAATCTGAACTTGATTGGATTCAATATTTATGTAATTGTGGGATTAAGATACCTAATGTAATTACCTCTCCAGTTGGCAATACCGTCGAAGCATTCGAAGGTAATCAAAGTTATTTCTTTGCCAGCTTGTTTGAAAAGGCATTAGGTCAACCAGTTAAAGTTGATGGTCCATCGTTCAATGAAAAATTATTTTACAAATGGGGAAAAACCATTGGTAGGATCCATAAATATACGAAGGATTATGTACGAACACCAGGGATTGTTCAACGAGCCCAATGGGATGAAAATGATCTTCTTGATTTGGATAAATATTATACTGGAGAAGACGCGTTGCTTCTAGGGAAGGTAAACAAAGTTATTGAAAACATAAAAGAACTTCCGAAAGAACGAAATAGCTTTGGCTTAATACATACGGATATTCATCATGGTAATTTTTTTTATGATGGAGAAATGATTCAAGTATTTGATTTCGATGATGCCAGCTATCAATACTTTGTTTCTGATATTGCCATTCCATTATACTATGCAACCAATTCAAAGCATTTTTATGGAACAAGAGAGGAACGTAATCAGTTCGCAAAAAAATTCTTGCATGCCTTCCTTGATGGATATGATGAAGAAAATCATCTTACAAGGGAATGGCTTACAAATCTGCCACTATTCCTAAAACTGCGGGATATTGATTTATATGCTGTTTTTAATAAAAAAGTAGTACCAGAAGATCGAAATGAACGTGTTTTACATTGGTTAAAGGAAATAAGAGAAAGAATTGAAAATGAAGTAGCTATTGTAGATGTATCTTTCACATGA
- the hpf gene encoding ribosome hibernation-promoting factor, HPF/YfiA family has translation MMNYNIRGENIEVTPAIRDYTEKKVSKLERYFIEVPEANVHVNLKVYQDKTAKVEITIPLPQLVLRAEEINNDMYAAIDLIVDKLERQIRKHKTKVNRKFREKGNTKEFFTTNGSPQTDVEDDGDLEVVRTKQFDLKPMDSEEAVLQMNMLGHNFFVFTDADTNQTNIVYRRKDGKYGLIETK, from the coding sequence ATGATGAACTACAACATTCGTGGGGAAAACATTGAGGTAACTCCAGCAATTCGGGATTATACCGAGAAAAAGGTAAGTAAGCTTGAACGATATTTTATCGAAGTACCAGAAGCAAATGTACATGTAAATTTAAAAGTATATCAAGATAAAACGGCAAAAGTTGAAATAACCATTCCTCTACCGCAATTAGTCTTAAGAGCGGAAGAAATAAATAATGATATGTATGCTGCTATTGATTTGATTGTTGATAAATTAGAACGTCAAATTCGCAAGCATAAAACAAAAGTAAATCGCAAGTTCCGTGAAAAAGGAAATACGAAGGAATTCTTTACAACAAACGGAAGTCCTCAAACGGATGTAGAGGATGATGGGGATCTTGAGGTTGTTAGAACGAAACAATTCGATCTCAAACCAATGGACAGTGAAGAAGCGGTTCTGCAAATGAATATGTTAGGCCATAACTTCTTTGTCTTTACAGATGCAGATACGAATCAAACGAATATTGTTTATCGTCGAAAAGACGGAAAGTATGGTCTTATCGAAACGAAGTAA
- a CDS encoding Lrp/AsnC family transcriptional regulator — protein MKIDDTDRKIMELLTDNGRMSYADIGKQLNLSRVAVRERVNQLMNNGVIEKFTAVINSEKVGKHVSAFFEVDCEPAFLVEVAQKLAEHQSVASCYQMTGPSTLHMHVLVDDFSSLENFINNELYGLQGITRVESNILLRRFKSRSGLKL, from the coding sequence ATGAAGATCGATGATACCGACCGAAAAATCATGGAGTTATTAACTGATAATGGTCGAATGTCCTATGCAGATATTGGAAAGCAATTAAATTTATCTAGGGTTGCAGTTAGGGAGCGAGTCAATCAATTAATGAACAATGGGGTAATTGAAAAGTTTACTGCCGTTATTAACTCTGAAAAAGTAGGGAAACATGTTTCGGCCTTCTTTGAAGTGGATTGTGAACCTGCTTTCTTAGTAGAAGTAGCGCAAAAGCTCGCTGAACACCAAAGTGTAGCTAGCTGTTATCAAATGACAGGCCCAAGCACCCTTCATATGCATGTCCTTGTAGACGATTTTTCAAGCTTAGAAAATTTTATCAATAATGAATTATACGGATTACAAGGAATCACTCGGGTTGAAAGCAATATCCTCTTGAGAAGATTTAAAAGTCGTAGCGGGCTTAAATTATAG
- a CDS encoding gamma-glutamyltransferase family protein, producing the protein MDHLYQPYSSVRNTVFARKGMVATSQPLGAQAGLEILQKGGNAIDAAIATAAALTVVEPTSNGIGGDAFALVWVNGQLYGLNGSGPAPAAISIDAVKAKGYERMPKFGVIPITVPGVPSAWLELSKRFGKLPFKELFSPAIRYAKEGFPLTPVLGKYWQLAYTHFKEVLKGEQFNPWFDTFAPNGKAPDIGEMWSSPGHAATLTSIAETNAESFYRGELAEKIVEFIQKYDGFLTKGDLENYRAEWVDPISTNYRGYDVWEIPPNGQGLLALMALNIVRDFDFTEKDTIDTYHKQIEAIKLAFTEAKEVITDQKHMKISAEYLLSDEFAHINRLRINDKAITPEPVQQPSGGTVYLATADAEGNMVSFIQSNYMGFGSGIVIPGTGIGLQNRGFDFSLERAHANALLPGKKCYHTIIPGFLTKGNEAIGPFGVMGGFMQPQGHFQVVMSTVDFHLNPQAALDAPRWQWMDGKKVMVEPHFPNHLVQTLIRKGHQIQVASDTGGFGRGQIIWRNPQTGVLMGGTESRTDGAIAAW; encoded by the coding sequence ATGGATCATCTATATCAACCGTACTCATCAGTGAGAAATACTGTTTTTGCAAGAAAAGGAATGGTGGCAACTTCACAGCCTTTAGGCGCACAGGCTGGCCTTGAAATTCTTCAAAAGGGAGGCAATGCGATTGATGCAGCGATTGCAACTGCTGCTGCATTAACAGTAGTAGAGCCTACATCAAATGGAATTGGAGGGGATGCCTTTGCCCTTGTGTGGGTGAATGGTCAATTATATGGCCTAAATGGCAGTGGTCCAGCACCAGCAGCTATCTCAATTGATGCTGTCAAAGCTAAAGGATATGAGAGGATGCCAAAGTTTGGGGTTATCCCGATCACTGTGCCTGGTGTACCATCTGCGTGGTTAGAGCTTTCAAAAAGATTCGGGAAATTACCATTTAAAGAACTGTTTTCTCCAGCCATTCGTTATGCCAAGGAAGGGTTTCCTTTAACACCAGTTTTAGGAAAGTATTGGCAATTAGCATATACACATTTTAAGGAAGTTTTAAAAGGGGAACAGTTTAACCCATGGTTTGACACGTTTGCTCCAAATGGGAAAGCTCCAGACATAGGTGAGATGTGGAGTTCGCCTGGCCACGCTGCCACTTTAACATCCATTGCAGAAACGAATGCCGAAAGTTTTTATCGCGGTGAACTTGCTGAAAAAATCGTAGAGTTTATTCAAAAATATGATGGATTCTTAACAAAAGGGGATTTAGAGAACTATCGAGCAGAATGGGTAGATCCTATTTCAACGAATTATCGTGGCTATGATGTGTGGGAAATTCCTCCTAATGGGCAAGGCTTACTTGCTTTAATGGCATTAAATATTGTTAGAGACTTTGATTTTACTGAAAAAGATACGATAGATACGTATCATAAACAAATAGAAGCAATAAAACTAGCATTTACAGAAGCGAAGGAAGTAATTACAGATCAAAAGCATATGAAAATTTCAGCTGAATATTTATTGTCTGATGAATTTGCACATATCAATCGTTTACGAATTAATGATAAGGCGATCACACCTGAGCCTGTCCAGCAGCCAAGTGGTGGAACAGTGTATTTAGCGACGGCTGATGCTGAAGGCAATATGGTTAGCTTTATACAAAGCAATTATATGGGATTTGGCTCCGGTATTGTCATTCCTGGAACAGGGATTGGTCTTCAAAATCGGGGGTTCGATTTTTCTCTTGAACGGGCACATGCTAATGCCTTACTTCCGGGAAAGAAATGCTATCATACAATCATTCCAGGCTTCTTGACAAAAGGGAATGAGGCGATTGGCCCGTTCGGAGTTATGGGTGGATTCATGCAGCCACAAGGGCATTTTCAAGTAGTGATGAGTACAGTCGATTTTCATTTAAATCCTCAGGCAGCATTAGATGCTCCCCGTTGGCAATGGATGGATGGAAAAAAAGTGATGGTTGAGCCTCATTTTCCCAATCATCTTGTTCAAACGTTAATTAGAAAAGGGCATCAGATTCAAGTAGCGTCTGATACTGGTGGTTTCGGTCGTGGTCAAATTATTTGGCGGAATCCTCAAACGGGAGTATTAATGGGTGGAACGGAATCAAGGACAGATGGTGCAATCGCAGCATGGTAA